In the genome of Nostoc sp. KVJ3, the window AAGGAAAATTACTAGAACTTACTTAGCGAAAGTGGGGTCTAGCGGAAAAGATAGCATAACAGGAGGAGGAGGAAGTGGATATGAGGTAACAGCAGTTTGTTCGATTGGGTTCTCTGCACCTGAACAAATGGATGGTCGAGCGTTACCGCAATCTGACTTCTATGCGTTGGGACGAACTATCGTCAATTTGGTTACTGGCGTAGCAATGTTGCAGTTACCAACAGAAGATAGGACAGGAAAGCTAATCTGGAGAGATAAAGCACCGCAGATTGATAAGCCTGTAGCAGATTTAATCGATGAAATGATACATCCTTTTCCAGGGTTTCGACCACAAACTACAGAAATAATAACTGAACGAATACAAAAACTTCCTTGGGAAAGTAAAGTCCATCATTTTCTCAAGTCTAAAGTTTTTAAGATTGGAAGATTTGTAGCAGGTGCATTAATAATTTTTGTCATAGGCAAGTTATCTGCACCTAGTGTAGCTAATTATTTAGTTGTTCAAGGAGAGAAATCAGAAACAAGGAATGATTATCAAAGCGCAGAAAGTTTTTTTGTTTGGGCAATCCAAACTAATCATTCAACTAAACAGGATATATCTAAGTATTATTTGAATAAAGCTTCTCGGCTCATGCTAATAGGTAATCTTAGCGCGGCTAAAAAAAATTATGAGCTTTCTATAAAATATAATAATCAAAATTTAGATGCCTACAATCTCTTAGGAATAAACTGTCAGCAAATATCAGATAATAAATGTGTAGAATATGTTTATCAAAAGTTGCTTCAATTCAACCCAAATGATTGGACAGTGCATTATAATTTAGGACGTTTTTATGATGGTCAAGGAGATTATAAATTAGCAGAAAAAGAATATAGTATAGCTATTAAAAGTAGTAGTTCAGCGATGATAGCTATTAACAACTTGTCCAGACTTAAGATTAAAACGGGTAACTACAATTTAGCAATTTCTTTAGCTCAGTCAGGATTAAAAAAAAATAACGATCCATTAATACAAGCTGCATTATATAAAAATTTGGGCTGGGCAAGCTTAGAACAAAATAAAATAAGTGATGCTGAAAAATATTTACAAAAAGCACTGAGTTTAGATAATCAAAGAATAGATGCTTATTGCCTATTAGCTAAAGCGCAAGAAATATTAGGTAAAATCGATGATGCCAGAATTTCTATAGAATTCTGTTTACTTGCTAAGTCTACAGATTCAGACATTCCTATTTGGAGACAGGAATTACTAGATCGGATACTGAAAAAATGATAAGCTAATAAAAGAGAATAGTACTAAAAATAGAGAAACTTTTGTGGAAATAAGTACAAAATATTGGGCATTTTTCTGCTTGACTTTTTGGATACTAAAAGATATACCATTGGTTGCCAGTGTACCACTAATAAGAGTTAAAAGAAGCCAAGTTCGCTGTGAGGCAATTGGCAGGATAATGGGCAGAGGCGAGAAACGCTTTGGCACTAAAAGCTTGATTTGTGAAAAAGAAAGCATAGAAGTTTTAAACGGTGGCACTATTGACTTTCTCTGTTACAGTTCTGGGAAAATTTTAAAATTATCTAGTGGTATTGTTTCAGACAAATGCCCCAAGATTGAAACCATTGATGCTAATTGCAACCCTAACAATGTCGTGGGATGCTTTCGTCCTAAAGGAGGCACAGAAGAGAGCGATGAGCCGACAATTAGTTCTCCTTACAGCACTTCAACATTGAATCCTCGACCGGAAATAACTTGGACTCCCGTTAAGGGTGCTACTTCTTACAAAGTCAAAGTAGAAAGTTACGAGTTTGGATGGGAAAAAATTGTAAATCAAACTCGGCTTGCCTACCCAAGTGATGAAAAGGAATTTCAACCGGGGAGCATATATACAATATATGTCTTTGCTTACAAAGATGGTAATGCTTTTAGCTATGACTCAACGCCTGTTAACCTATTGTCTGTAGCTTCACAAGAAGAAATTGCACAAAATATTAAACGCATTAAAGAATTAGGACTACCACCAGATGAAACTGTTCTTGATATAGACACAATCTATGCGTCAGAAAATCTTTTAAATGAAACAATTGAGATGCTGAAGTCACAGACGGAGACCGCAACTCCTAGCCGAAATCCAACTCTTTACAGAGTACTGGGCGATCGCTATCTGAGGGCTTGGTTGCCAAACGAAGCTAAACGCCAATACACCAAGGCTTTTGAGGTAGCGAAAAGTAGTAATAATTCAAGAGAGTTACAAAAAGCGCAAGAAGGTTTGAAGATGGTGAAATTCTACAACCAACTTCCCACCAAGAGGAATGGGGCCCAGTAGTAAGATTTTTGATATTGGGGATTTGACAGTAAACTCAATTGTGCCTGACGTAGTGCCTCTGCTTTAGGTAAGCCATTATTCAACCCTCTATAAAATTCTTGCATAAGCAAAGCGGTAGAATTGGCATCCACGCGCCACAAAGTAGCGACAGTACTACGCGCACCTGCCTGGGCAGCTATCCCTGCAATGCCCATCGCTGACTGCTTGTTGCCTTTTGCAGTTTCGCAGGCGCTGAGAACAAGTAATTCAATTGCATCTTGACTATTTTCAGTTTTATCTCTGATTAAGCTGTCAAAGTCTCTAATATTAATTAGTTTGTCATAGGCTACCAGTACTGTTTTGAGTGGATCAGAACTGAATTGTCCGTGGGTAGTAATATGTACAATAGGAAAATTATTTTGAGTCAGTTCTTCTTTGAACCTTTTAAGGGTAAACTTATCGTCTAACAAGGCGACTGACGATTTAGTTTGTTTTTCAACATTTTCTACTTCTTGTTTAGATGGGGGCAAATTTTCCATGTTTTTAGGTGCATTTTTATCTATATAACTGGGGCTAATTTTTGATAGTCCAGCTATCAAAGCTATCATCTGGTTTTCATGCAAGATTCTAGGTTGCCTTACCCTAGAACCTAGAGTTTCTGCAATACTATAATGCTCTATTAGATAATGTTTTCCATCATATAACAATGCCATTGGTAAGCTTTGAAAAGATTTATCTAAAGTGAATATTAGCGTACCTGATGAGGGTATATATGTTTTAATTGGTGTAATTAAATATTCATAAATTTTTTGAGAATAATGAGTAATAGCATTCTCATTGATGTTAATAAGTTTTTCGCCTTGTAATGCTTCTAAAAGCTGATTCACCTGAAATCGAACTAACTTAGAGTCAACAGAATTATGGTGAAGTGAGCCATCTGGAGACTGAACAATTATCTCTATAGTATCTTCTAAGTCAATAATATTAATTACAGATGGAACGTTCTTGAGATTTTGAAGCTGGTTCAAAGCAACAAGGTCAAGCTTGCCACATCGAAGAAAGTTTTCTAAACGTGCTATTTGCAGTCCTTCATTTATCTGTATTACTTTTTTTAAATCAGGACTAGGAGATGCTAAGAGTAATCGCATATAATTGCGATAGGTCGGCTCCATTTCCTCCTGAAACGAGAACTGTAAGTCTCCGTTACTTGACAAAAGACTATCACGAACTTGAGTCATGTTTGTGATCGCCGCATTATAGTTCTGAATCGCTAACTCAGTTTTTCCCTGCTTTTGGTAAATTAGTCCTAACTGCTGCTGCCATTGGTAGGCGATATCCGAAGCCCGAATTGATTGAGCGAATCCTAAAGCCTTCTTAAAATATGCCTGTTTTTGTTCTGTTTGAGTTGATAATTTACCCAAAGTACCAAAACTATAGGATAACCATCGGATACTATTAATAGTTTCAGCCATTTTCAAGGCTAATTTAGCATATCGAATCGCTACTGATTTCAATTGTTCATCTGGGATCTGGTTGAGGTTATTAGCAAAATTCAACCGAGCATGAATAGATGGCTCAGGTGATAACTCCAAAAAGGCAGAAGAATTTTCATCTATTTGATTTACCAATACTCGGATCTGTTGATTAACTTTCTGATGAAGGTTCGCTTGATTTTGTTGATGACTGAGCCATTGTTCCCAACTTATCAGTAAAGTTAAGTGATTCAACTGAGCTTGCAGTTTAGCTGATTTTGAGATATTTGGGATGTTTTCTAGTGTTTGATAATACCAGAGTGATTTTTGCGCTTTTTGTGGAATAATGTTAGCAATCTGCTCTCGAAAAAGTGGTTCCTCTATCCAAAAATATTTATCTTGTAATTGCTGATAAATTGTCTGTTCAATATTACCCAGAGACAGATAAATACCACTAATCTTTGATGAGGATACAAGTTTTGCCAGCGTTAATGTTTCTTGTAGAACTGTTTCCGATTCATTTAACTGACCTAAAATCCGCAAGACTTCTCCTAGATTCTGTAATCCAAGCAAGTTAACTGATGTTGGTTTCTGCTTACCGATTACTGCCGTCAGTTGCTCTTTTTGACCAATAGCAGGTTGCTGCAAAGTCGGATCGCAAATATCTAGAATTGTATTCAACTTTAAAGCTTCTAAAAGTGTATTGCAAGCTTGTTTATGTAATCCTAATGCTTGGAAAGCAAGATTTTGATTAATCAGGCTTTCCGTAATCCCATCTTGGTCGTTTAATTGCCGATAAATTTTCGTAGATTCCTGCCAAGTTTTTAAAGCTTCATTCGCCTGATCTAGAGCTAATTGTTCGTGACCTGATGAAGTCAGGGATGCCGCTTGATTTTTGAGAAATTCTTTTTCTTTTTTTACAGTTTGGGCAGGTGAAGATGATTGAATTAAAATTATAGATAATGCTAAAATGCCTGAGAAGAGATATTTAAAGTAACATTGAGGTACAATCATTTTTCTATCTTTTTATCACTGAAATATTGAAAAACAAGAACTTGCAGACAGTGAAGCATCATCCAAAGCTAAATTTGCTTGGTCTGCCGTCAAAACAAAATTTCCTTGAGAATCCCGAATCAAAGCGTTGGCTTCTATGATTTGTGTAGGCTGGTTACTTCTTAATAATTTTGGATTATACAGATTATTAAGACCTGAAATAGGAAAAAAGTTACTTTGTTCAATATTGTTATGTATTAGGTCGTTAGGCTTAGATTGTAGATTGCGACTACTAACAGCAAAGCTACTGGTTCCTGTGCCTACTTGTTTTTGGCAAGCTGGGATAATTTGAGGAGTTGTTGGAATCCCTTTTGGTGCAGTTTTATTGATGCCAGAATTATTATCCAAAGCGTTGATATGAATATTACCATTCAATCCGAATTCTGAACTAGCTGTAATTTTGCTATCGGGAGAAGAAAAGAATCCGAGAGCATTGATGTTGATATTACCGCCTCTTCCTTTAAAGGCATTGGCTGTAATCTTACTGTTTTCTATGACAATCAGAAGATTGGTATCAATAATGATATTTCCGCCATTTGCGGAGCCTGTTACACTAAAGCCAGAGTTTGCAGCAAGGGCAGAGATTAAGCCTGGGTCACTTGATGTAGCATTGATAGTACTATTACGACGTACTAATAAACTATTTGCTTGCAAGAAAATATTCCCTCCCTGTCCTGACGCAGTTGCTGCTCCAATATTTGAGTTGTCTAAGTTAATATTGTTAGCATTAATTTTTAAATTACCGGCATTACCAGTTCCAAAATTACTTACATTAACTAGAGTGCCATCTCTTAGAGTTAATCGGTTAGTATTGATTGTCACATCACCAGCATTTCCATTAGTAACTGGTGGTAATCCTAGTAATTGTTGTAGTGCAGTAGAAATAAAAGCTGCGGTTGATGATATACCAAAAGGTTGGTCATAAACTAATCCATCAGAGGTTTCTCGCGTTATATCTATAGAATTGTAAGCATTAACTACAACATTCCCTGCATTTCCCTTTCCTAAAGTGTAAGAATTAATATTACTGCCATTTTGTAAAAGAACCTTTGGTGCATTAACTGTTAAAATACCAGCATTTCCAGTACCAAAAGCTGCAACACCTAATTGGCTTGATGCCAGAGAAACAAAAGGATTAAATCCACTTAATTGAACTCCCTCATTGGCATTAATAGTTAAATTTCCTCCCTTCCCCGCTCCAAATGTTCCAGATATTACTGTTCCTCCATTTAAAAGTGTTAATTTTCCTGTGTTAATTCTGAGATTTCCGCTATTACCAGAAGAGAAAGTATAAGTACCAATCCCACTAACCTTAGTAGGATCAATAGAAGAAAAACCGATTATTTGCGTCGATTCTGAGGTATTCAAAATTATATTACTACCGTTTGCTTCTGTGAAAGTTTTAGCATATATAGCTGCTCCATTTTGAATAACTAAGTTCTTTGCCGACACTTCAATATCACCTGTATTTGCTGCTAAATTTTCACTTAAAAATCCACTGGGAATCTTTCCATCAGAGGAAGTGCCACTTAATTTTATGGAGTCAAGGGCATTTGCATTGATACTTGCCCTTGCTTGAGTTCCTTGGTTTTGAATTAATGCTATCGAACCATCGGCTAGTGAAATTTGCTTGCCGATTAGATGAATTGAACTGCTACCGATACCACTAGCGTCTACTAAAGCTTGTTGAGATAATCTAATATCCTGAAAATTTTGTACATCCTTGTAATTCAAAATCCAGCCATTAAAAGTGGGATTGAGGTTAACTTCACTGGATCTGACACTGCCTATTTCAATCCATCCTCCAGGAGCCGTCAAAATACCTCCCAGTAGGTCAACATTACCTCCTATCAAAGCGAGGGTTTTTCCTTCAGACACCCGTAGACTATTAGAGCTAGTAGCAGATCCTAAAATGGGCGAAAATAAGGGGGTAGAAACAGTTAAGCTATGACCTGTACCTTGCACAATAATTGCCCCTGGATTGCTTCCCAATTGCAAACCAACTGGAACACTAATAGTTAGTAAGGGTGTAGTTTTAACATTCGTGGCATTGAAGTAAAATTTATCAGCAAAATTAATACTATTTGCCGTACTAGCAAGAAATGAACCACCAAGATTTAGTGAAGCATTAGGGCCAAAAATAATCCCGCTAGGATTGATCAAAAACAGGTCAGCAGTACCATTAGCTTTAAGTATACCGTCAATATTTGATATGGATGAACCTGTTACCCGGCTAAAGATATGCTGAATGTCAGTTGCATTATTAAAATAAGCAGTATCTCCAGTTGTAACAGAAAATTTTTCAAAACTGTGAAACAGATTATTACCCGTTCTTGTACCTCCATTAATAGTATGAATATTATCCTGATTTATTACTTGGGAGTTGGAGGGCAACGAAGTATCAGGAACAATTTCTGCAATAGCCTGTGTAGATAATAAACAGTGTAAAGTAATATTCACAAAAAGATATAATTTTATTTTCTGCATTTTTATCTTCATTAAACTGTTGCTAACCAATGGAATGGTTTTTGTTTCGTGCATAGAGATAAAGGTGGGAATAATATATTTAGCTTTGTCTTCAGCCAAAAAGTTCAATTCATACTGCAATATGCAACGTCTATATTTGATTGGGTATGCCATTGAATCGCTTATTCTTTGGTTACAGAGAGGACAGGCTTTCTCA includes:
- a CDS encoding CHAT domain-containing protein — its product is MIVPQCYFKYLFSGILALSIILIQSSSPAQTVKKEKEFLKNQAASLTSSGHEQLALDQANEALKTWQESTKIYRQLNDQDGITESLINQNLAFQALGLHKQACNTLLEALKLNTILDICDPTLQQPAIGQKEQLTAVIGKQKPTSVNLLGLQNLGEVLRILGQLNESETVLQETLTLAKLVSSSKISGIYLSLGNIEQTIYQQLQDKYFWIEEPLFREQIANIIPQKAQKSLWYYQTLENIPNISKSAKLQAQLNHLTLLISWEQWLSHQQNQANLHQKVNQQIRVLVNQIDENSSAFLELSPEPSIHARLNFANNLNQIPDEQLKSVAIRYAKLALKMAETINSIRWLSYSFGTLGKLSTQTEQKQAYFKKALGFAQSIRASDIAYQWQQQLGLIYQKQGKTELAIQNYNAAITNMTQVRDSLLSSNGDLQFSFQEEMEPTYRNYMRLLLASPSPDLKKVIQINEGLQIARLENFLRCGKLDLVALNQLQNLKNVPSVINIIDLEDTIEIIVQSPDGSLHHNSVDSKLVRFQVNQLLEALQGEKLININENAITHYSQKIYEYLITPIKTYIPSSGTLIFTLDKSFQSLPMALLYDGKHYLIEHYSIAETLGSRVRQPRILHENQMIALIAGLSKISPSYIDKNAPKNMENLPPSKQEVENVEKQTKSSVALLDDKFTLKRFKEELTQNNFPIVHITTHGQFSSDPLKTVLVAYDKLINIRDFDSLIRDKTENSQDAIELLVLSACETAKGNKQSAMGIAGIAAQAGARSTVATLWRVDANSTALLMQEFYRGLNNGLPKAEALRQAQLSLLSNPQYQKSYYWAPFLLVGSWL
- a CDS encoding serine/threonine-protein kinase; the protein is MVYCINHLCNQRHNPDDIGNCLACGTPLLINERIRLLHPLRPLEKDIDSYTDVFEVEDIEPKWGTKPRTRVMKVLRWNEPKYVELVRREVQALINLSHPGIPQAASSDYFTFTLPKEPRLELHCLVMEKMEGENLQQWLETNGKISQNVALEWMLQLLDILDHVHKIGYFHRDIKPTNIIYQPTGNLALVDFGTVRKITRTYLAKVGSSGKDSITGGGGSGYEVTAVCSIGFSAPEQMDGRALPQSDFYALGRTIVNLVTGVAMLQLPTEDRTGKLIWRDKAPQIDKPVADLIDEMIHPFPGFRPQTTEIITERIQKLPWESKVHHFLKSKVFKIGRFVAGALIIFVIGKLSAPSVANYLVVQGEKSETRNDYQSAESFFVWAIQTNHSTKQDISKYYLNKASRLMLIGNLSAAKKNYELSIKYNNQNLDAYNLLGINCQQISDNKCVEYVYQKLLQFNPNDWTVHYNLGRFYDGQGDYKLAEKEYSIAIKSSSSAMIAINNLSRLKIKTGNYNLAISLAQSGLKKNNDPLIQAALYKNLGWASLEQNKISDAEKYLQKALSLDNQRIDAYCLLAKAQEILGKIDDARISIEFCLLAKSTDSDIPIWRQELLDRILKK
- a CDS encoding filamentous hemagglutinin N-terminal domain-containing protein — encoded protein: MAYPIKYRRCILQYELNFLAEDKAKYIIPTFISMHETKTIPLVSNSLMKIKMQKIKLYLFVNITLHCLLSTQAIAEIVPDTSLPSNSQVINQDNIHTINGGTRTGNNLFHSFEKFSVTTGDTAYFNNATDIQHIFSRVTGSSISNIDGILKANGTADLFLINPSGIIFGPNASLNLGGSFLASTANSINFADKFYFNATNVKTTPLLTISVPVGLQLGSNPGAIIVQGTGHSLTVSTPLFSPILGSATSSNSLRVSEGKTLALIGGNVDLLGGILTAPGGWIEIGSVRSSEVNLNPTFNGWILNYKDVQNFQDIRLSQQALVDASGIGSSSIHLIGKQISLADGSIALIQNQGTQARASINANALDSIKLSGTSSDGKIPSGFLSENLAANTGDIEVSAKNLVIQNGAAIYAKTFTEANGSNIILNTSESTQIIGFSSIDPTKVSGIGTYTFSSGNSGNLRINTGKLTLLNGGTVISGTFGAGKGGNLTINANEGVQLSGFNPFVSLASSQLGVAAFGTGNAGILTVNAPKVLLQNGSNINSYTLGKGNAGNVVVNAYNSIDITRETSDGLVYDQPFGISSTAAFISTALQQLLGLPPVTNGNAGDVTINTNRLTLRDGTLVNVSNFGTGNAGNLKINANNINLDNSNIGAATASGQGGNIFLQANSLLVRRNSTINATSSDPGLISALAANSGFSVTGSANGGNIIIDTNLLIVIENSKITANAFKGRGGNININALGFFSSPDSKITASSEFGLNGNIHINALDNNSGINKTAPKGIPTTPQIIPACQKQVGTGTSSFAVSSRNLQSKPNDLIHNNIEQSNFFPISGLNNLYNPKLLRSNQPTQIIEANALIRDSQGNFVLTADQANLALDDASLSASSCFSIFQ